The segment GTGGAAGCTGTTGCGCAGACAGAACGCCGTCGAGAAGATCTCCAACGCCCGTTCGGCCTTCTCGCCGTCGCGGACCCGGGCGGCCAGACTGGCCAGCCAACTGAAACTGTACCCTGTCCACCAGGACGAGCCGTGTCGTTCCAGATCGGCCAGCGACGCCTCGATGATCGCGCGGTCGCGCGGCCCGTTCTCCCAGCGGATCAGGCCGAGCGGGTGGATCGCCATCAGGTGCGAGAAGTGCCGGTGCGAGCCGGGCAGCGGGTAGTCCCTGGCGACGAGCAGCTTGCGATCGTTCGGGTCGAGCGCCAGATCGGGCGTCTCCGCCAGAACGGCGCGCCAACGCCGGGCCTCCTGCGGGCGGTCCAGTTCATCGGCCAGTTCCGCCGTCGTTTCGAGGTTCCAGCGGATCAGCGCCAGGTCGTAGTTTGTGATCGTGGGAAACCACGCGTCGAGGCGGTTGTCGTTGATCTCCGGCGACGAACTGAGCGGCAGCGTCCGCTGGCCGTCCGGACCCTTCTCCGTGACCGCGTCAAGGAAGATCGAGACATCCCGCAGCCAGGGATAGGCGCGGTCGCGCAGGAAGTCGCGGTCCATGCTGTACCGCCAGTGGAGATAGAAGTGGTGGGCCAGCCACGCAGCGGTGGTGGCCGAGTGGGTGTACTGGTGCCAGCCGCCGATCTGCTCCTGGTTCAGGTCGGCCGTCATCGGGACGTTCAGGCCGGGCAGATCGAAGAAGCGTTTCGTCCAGGCCTCGGCCGTCGGCTTGGTGTCCCAGAGCCACTTGACGAACCCGGCGGCGCCTTCGAGCCGGTTGCCACTGTAGGCCGGCCAGTACGAAAGCTCGGTGTTCAGGTCGTGGTGGTAATCTCCCTTCCACGGCGGGATCTTGCGGTTGTCGGCGGTCCACGGGCCTTGCAGCGTGATCGGCGGCGTGTCGGCACGGGCCGCGGCGCCAAACTTGTAGGTCTCCAGATACCACTGGCGTTCGATGATCGGGTTTGGCACGCGAACCGATGCGCCGTCCCAGTAGGTCTGCCACCAGCGAGTGTGCTGAGCGAGTGTTTCTGCGAAGCCTTGCTCGATGGCCTTGGCGCAGGTCCGGCGGGCGCGGCTCAGCGGATCGGACGACTCGTTCGATGTCGCGATCGACCAGACGCCCAGCCAGCCTCCGTCGCTCGGCCGCCACATCAGCACGACGGCGAAACGGAACTCGCCCCAGCCCTCCTGGGCGTATCCGGTCCAGCCGTCGCCCTCGTGGATTTCGGGGGCCTTGTAACGCAGGGTGGCCAGGTCGCCGGCGCTGATCTTGTTCGCTCCGGCCTCTTCGGTGATCTCGCCGGAGAACGGCGGCGCCAGCAATGTCACTCTCTCCGGCGTCGCGCCGGTGAGCCGGACCATACCGAACGGCTCGGTCGCGTGAACGAAGACCTCCACGACGCGTCCACCGGTGAACTTCGCCGTGGTGACGGCCGTGGCCAGGTCCAACGATGCGTCCTGGAACGCCGCGTCGAGCGACAGCTCGATCCGCCCGGCCGGAATCTTCGTCGGGCCCGGATGGCCGTACGGATCGTCGTAGAGCCTGTGCAGATCCTCGATGCGGCCTTCGCGGACCCACTGTCGCATCGTCGCGTAGGAGTATTCTTCGGTGTGAAACTCCGGGACCGGACGCAGGTCCCACAGGTCGGTCCGGTCCAGCGAGATCCGCAGCGGCGCCCCGTCGCCCCAGACCAGCGCGCCGAGCAGC is part of the Anaerobaca lacustris genome and harbors:
- a CDS encoding glycosyl hydrolase family 95 catalytic domain-containing protein gives rise to the protein MNKTGRVCPAHRSKRTEGVGASYASPLRFLTLCLTVLTSPVLGAPKPEHGLHYDSPATVWDEAMPLGNGLLGALVWGDGAPLRISLDRTDLWDLRPVPEFHTEEYSYATMRQWVREGRIEDLHRLYDDPYGHPGPTKIPAGRIELSLDAAFQDASLDLATAVTTAKFTGGRVVEVFVHATEPFGMVRLTGATPERVTLLAPPFSGEITEEAGANKISAGDLATLRYKAPEIHEGDGWTGYAQEGWGEFRFAVVLMWRPSDGGWLGVWSIATSNESSDPLSRARRTCAKAIEQGFAETLAQHTRWWQTYWDGASVRVPNPIIERQWYLETYKFGAAARADTPPITLQGPWTADNRKIPPWKGDYHHDLNTELSYWPAYSGNRLEGAAGFVKWLWDTKPTAEAWTKRFFDLPGLNVPMTADLNQEQIGGWHQYTHSATTAAWLAHHFYLHWRYSMDRDFLRDRAYPWLRDVSIFLDAVTEKGPDGQRTLPLSSSPEINDNRLDAWFPTITNYDLALIRWNLETTAELADELDRPQEARRWRAVLAETPDLALDPNDRKLLVARDYPLPGSHRHFSHLMAIHPLGLIRWENGPRDRAIIEASLADLERHGSSWWTGYSFSWLASLAARVRDGEKAERALEIFSTAFCLRNSFHCNGDQTDKGYSNFRYRPFTLEGNFAAAAGLQEMLLQSYSGTIRVFPAVPNTWRDVSFDKFRAEGAFVVSAERRAGRVTFVEIRAEASGTCRLENPFGDARFSVQGLDKNNVRTAETDLIFRLVAGQTVRLIREPR